Proteins from a genomic interval of Bremerella sp. JC817:
- a CDS encoding transposase, with translation MEERSTLANYLRSRHGATYFFTLVTANRRPILTTRLGRRCLREAFSVARHSRPFEVLAIVLLPDHLHTIWELPLGDADYSTRWRHIKTEFTRRWISGGGREAEKSNSR, from the coding sequence TTGGAGGAGAGATCGACGTTGGCCAATTATCTCAGATCGCGGCATGGGGCAACTTACTTCTTCACGCTAGTCACGGCGAACCGTCGCCCCATCCTGACAACCAGGCTGGGGCGTAGATGTTTGCGTGAAGCGTTCAGCGTGGCCCGGCACTCGCGACCTTTCGAGGTCTTGGCGATCGTGTTGCTGCCGGATCATCTCCACACGATTTGGGAATTGCCGCTTGGCGACGCCGACTATTCCACGCGATGGCGTCATATCAAAACGGAATTTACTCGTCGGTGGATTTCCGGCGGTGGGCGCGAGGCAGAGAAATCGAACTCACGCTAA
- a CDS encoding ATP-binding protein has product MNDRNQQPGKTRVDLTNCDREPIHLAGAVQPSGALLAFELGDLTLQYMSQNIDQWLGVTPKVGTELDALFAPESTAALRRVVKGIREVVRPLKLRMANATDESHSAAAHIYRGMLLVEFEKAELENPTPLAEELSLPLQLTRANQRLQRCTELEQLYQVIADEMRDISGFDRVMLYRFAEDNHGEVIGESVAEGLGSFLGLHYPATDIPEQARRLYVLNTVRSIGDVNATPVPIMPACHADARHPLDLSLSCFRAVSPIHIEYLRNMGVQASMSVSIVIEGRLWGLIACHHYSAKPLRLEERAACEIMGLVIGNYLSAREQSEVNLARDRRRKHYHKILDLVTRTPAIWQALDVLGPELVKIVQSSGVAICSDRGIQTFGNTPTSEGMARIVETLNNQLFGEDPVWATHSLIESVPEYNDESSVKSCGCMAVPLFAPEANWLLFFRDEFVSEVSWAGNPEKVAIETSDGVRLSPRLSFEEWKETVHNQSRRWSQIDREMASELRSGLVELLSLRAAELIRVNDELGKLNADLDSFAYAASHDLREPLRGINQIVFLLKHELGADLTDQITVRLDSLVTLSSRMDELVQGLLKLSRAGQGNLEREQVDLREVVEEAAEMVVGRPTPRGIEVIVKDDSTLWADYLCLRELLTNLIQNALKYNLSDVKRLEFGTLESDSTQGRVENIYYVKDNGIGIAEDMVEEVFQIFRRLHLADDFGGGSGAGLTICKKIVNRHGGRIWIESEPGAGSTVFFTLE; this is encoded by the coding sequence ATGAACGATCGAAACCAACAACCCGGCAAGACGCGGGTCGATCTGACGAACTGCGATCGCGAACCAATCCATCTGGCCGGGGCCGTTCAGCCCAGCGGTGCGTTGCTGGCGTTCGAACTCGGCGATCTCACGTTGCAATACATGTCGCAGAACATCGACCAATGGCTTGGTGTTACGCCTAAGGTCGGTACGGAACTCGATGCCTTGTTCGCGCCGGAATCGACCGCCGCGCTGCGCCGCGTGGTCAAAGGGATCCGCGAGGTCGTGCGACCGCTGAAACTGCGGATGGCGAATGCCACGGACGAGTCGCACTCGGCCGCGGCTCACATTTACCGAGGCATGCTGCTGGTCGAGTTCGAGAAGGCAGAGCTTGAAAATCCAACTCCGTTGGCGGAAGAGCTGAGCTTGCCGCTGCAGTTGACCCGCGCGAATCAGCGATTGCAGCGGTGCACCGAACTGGAGCAACTGTACCAGGTGATCGCCGACGAAATGCGGGACATCAGCGGTTTCGATCGTGTGATGCTGTATCGTTTCGCCGAAGATAATCACGGCGAGGTGATCGGCGAATCGGTGGCCGAAGGGCTCGGTTCGTTCCTGGGGCTGCATTACCCGGCGACCGACATTCCGGAACAAGCCCGCCGCTTGTACGTGCTGAATACGGTGCGTTCGATTGGGGATGTGAATGCGACGCCGGTCCCGATCATGCCTGCTTGTCACGCCGACGCTCGGCATCCACTCGACTTGAGCTTGAGCTGCTTTCGAGCGGTCTCGCCAATCCATATCGAGTATTTGCGAAACATGGGCGTCCAGGCATCGATGTCGGTTTCGATCGTGATCGAAGGCCGCCTGTGGGGGCTGATCGCCTGCCATCACTACTCGGCCAAACCGCTCCGCCTGGAAGAGCGAGCCGCGTGCGAGATCATGGGGCTGGTGATCGGCAACTATTTGTCGGCCCGCGAACAATCGGAAGTGAACTTGGCCCGCGATCGTCGTCGTAAGCATTACCACAAAATCCTCGACCTGGTGACTCGAACGCCTGCGATTTGGCAAGCCCTCGATGTTCTGGGACCAGAGCTGGTGAAGATCGTCCAGTCGAGCGGCGTGGCAATTTGTTCCGATCGTGGTATTCAGACGTTCGGCAATACCCCTACGTCGGAAGGCATGGCTCGGATTGTTGAAACGCTCAACAACCAACTATTTGGCGAAGACCCTGTTTGGGCGACCCATTCGCTGATCGAGTCAGTGCCGGAATACAACGACGAGTCGTCGGTGAAGAGTTGCGGCTGCATGGCGGTTCCGTTGTTCGCCCCGGAAGCCAACTGGCTGCTCTTTTTTAGAGACGAATTCGTCAGTGAAGTGTCGTGGGCCGGCAACCCAGAGAAGGTCGCCATCGAGACGAGCGATGGCGTGCGGCTCTCGCCCCGGCTTTCGTTCGAAGAATGGAAGGAGACCGTCCACAACCAGTCGCGTCGCTGGTCGCAAATCGACCGAGAGATGGCCTCGGAACTTCGTAGCGGGCTGGTCGAGCTTTTGAGCTTGCGGGCAGCCGAATTGATACGGGTGAACGACGAATTGGGGAAACTGAACGCCGACCTCGATTCGTTCGCCTACGCCGCCTCGCACGATCTTCGTGAACCACTGCGAGGCATCAACCAGATCGTTTTCCTGCTGAAACACGAACTGGGAGCTGATCTGACCGACCAGATCACAGTGCGACTCGATTCCCTGGTGACGCTTTCATCGCGGATGGACGAGCTGGTCCAGGGCCTGCTTAAGCTCTCGAGAGCCGGTCAGGGCAACTTGGAGAGGGAGCAGGTAGACCTCCGTGAGGTGGTGGAAGAGGCGGCGGAAATGGTCGTCGGACGACCTACCCCCCGCGGAATCGAGGTGATAGTCAAAGATGACAGCACCCTCTGGGCAGACTACCTCTGTTTGCGGGAATTACTTACCAACCTCATTCAGAATGCCCTTAAATACAATTTGAGCGACGTAAAGCGTTTGGAGTTTGGCACTTTAGAGTCGGATTCAACGCAGGGTCGAGTTGAAAATATCTACTATGTGAAAGACAATGGAATAGGAATTGCTGAGGATATGGTCGAAGAGGTTTTCCAGATCTTCCGACGTCTCCATTTGGCTGACGATTTTGGTGGAGGCTCCGGCGCTGGACTGACGATCTGCAAAAAGATCGTGAATCGTCACGGCGGAAGGATCTGGATTGAGTCCGAGCCTGGTGCAGGCTCGACCGTCTTCTTTACCTTGGAATAG
- a CDS encoding response regulator, translating to MDYEMGTMAVRMDHPEARILRAKNCREGRALIAKYLPSLIFLDLNLANCNGFEVLQTLKEEVPEVLPGVVVFSTSSNPGDRLRALALGASDFQSKSADPDQYLMTVRQLTASFLK from the coding sequence TTGGATTACGAGATGGGCACCATGGCGGTGCGTATGGATCATCCTGAGGCTCGAATCCTGCGCGCGAAAAACTGCCGTGAGGGGCGGGCCTTGATCGCAAAGTATTTGCCATCGCTGATTTTCCTCGACCTTAATCTGGCGAACTGTAACGGATTTGAAGTATTGCAGACACTCAAGGAAGAAGTGCCGGAAGTCCTTCCTGGTGTGGTTGTTTTCTCGACGTCGTCAAACCCTGGCGATCGATTGCGAGCCCTTGCCTTGGGCGCTTCGGACTTCCAATCTAAGTCGGCAGATCCTGATCAATACCTGATGACCGTCCGCCAATTGACCGCCAGCTTCTTGAAATAA
- a CDS encoding redoxin family protein, with amino-acid sequence MRSRFSFLGLLLAGLVLSSPACTYAAEEAADGPTLTIGDKAPALQDVNWVQGTEVPKYENGKVYIAEFWATWCGPCIASFPHLDKLANEYADQGLVVVAVTTEGPSNSMTEVDEFLKGDGKDYKFHYAFCETEKTYQAYMEAAQQNGIPCSYVIDRKGNIAFIGHPMDLDSVLPKVIDGTWRGKEDAELYASLNEKMSSAAELAQTDPKAALAIFDEVEKAFPPKAKTLQFGVLKALCLTAADKPADAAALLKEQIAHAKAEKDARTLIMLAGMMASPPLGEQAEIAPLWPTAVNDALAIDPDNWQVKLQAAMLYNSRTDDKAKAKKLAEEAYESIPDAETKASIKAFMDQQFGSDEEKEED; translated from the coding sequence ATGCGTTCACGTTTTTCGTTTCTCGGACTGCTTCTGGCGGGTCTCGTTCTGAGCAGTCCGGCTTGTACCTATGCCGCGGAAGAAGCGGCCGATGGTCCAACACTGACCATTGGCGATAAGGCACCAGCCTTGCAAGATGTGAACTGGGTGCAAGGGACCGAAGTTCCGAAGTACGAAAACGGCAAGGTCTACATCGCCGAATTCTGGGCAACCTGGTGTGGCCCATGCATCGCTTCGTTCCCACACCTCGATAAGCTGGCCAACGAGTACGCCGATCAAGGCCTGGTCGTCGTTGCCGTCACGACGGAAGGTCCTTCCAACTCGATGACTGAAGTCGACGAGTTTCTCAAAGGGGACGGCAAAGACTACAAGTTCCACTACGCATTCTGCGAAACGGAAAAGACCTATCAGGCCTACATGGAAGCCGCTCAGCAGAACGGGATTCCTTGCTCGTACGTGATCGATCGCAAAGGGAACATCGCTTTCATCGGCCACCCGATGGACCTCGACTCGGTTCTGCCGAAAGTGATCGATGGCACCTGGCGTGGTAAGGAAGATGCCGAACTTTACGCCAGCTTGAACGAAAAGATGAGCTCGGCAGCCGAACTGGCCCAGACCGATCCGAAGGCTGCGCTGGCGATCTTCGACGAAGTCGAAAAGGCGTTCCCACCGAAGGCCAAGACACTGCAGTTCGGCGTGCTGAAGGCATTGTGTCTAACTGCTGCCGACAAGCCAGCCGACGCCGCCGCACTGCTCAAAGAACAGATCGCCCACGCCAAAGCTGAAAAGGACGCACGCACGCTGATCATGCTCGCTGGCATGATGGCCAGCCCGCCACTGGGCGAACAAGCCGAGATCGCTCCGCTGTGGCCAACCGCCGTCAACGACGCTCTGGCAATCGATCCCGACAACTGGCAGGTCAAGTTGCAGGCCGCGATGCTGTACAACAGCCGCACCGACGATAAGGCCAAAGCCAAGAAGCTGGCCGAAGAAGCTTACGAATCGATTCCTGACGCGGAAACGAAGGCTTCGATCAAGGCTTTCATGGATCAGCAGTTCGGTAGCGACGAGGAAAAAGAAGAAGACTAG
- a CDS encoding cupin domain-containing protein gives MTMQHPAKIVPKGHGPAIGVLGDRYRVLVTGEETGGQYAMVEAVIPPGGGPPPHVHSREEEGFYMLEGEVTFVIDDQKIVAGPGTFLNLPIGSLHYFTNRTEQPARMIFTMAPAGLEQLFLELGSPLMDGEMPAIPTEAEILRVIQACPRYGIEIVPPS, from the coding sequence ATGACAATGCAGCATCCCGCCAAGATTGTGCCCAAAGGGCATGGACCCGCAATCGGCGTTCTGGGCGATCGCTACCGCGTGTTAGTGACCGGTGAAGAGACCGGCGGCCAGTACGCGATGGTGGAAGCAGTGATTCCACCCGGCGGCGGTCCACCACCGCACGTTCATAGCCGCGAAGAAGAGGGCTTCTACATGCTGGAAGGAGAAGTCACCTTCGTGATCGACGACCAAAAGATCGTGGCCGGACCTGGCACGTTCTTGAACCTGCCAATCGGCAGTCTGCACTACTTCACCAACCGCACCGAGCAACCAGCGCGGATGATCTTCACGATGGCCCCGGCCGGCCTGGAACAGTTGTTCCTGGAACTTGGCAGCCCGTTGATGGACGGTGAAATGCCCGCGATCCCCACCGAAGCCGAGATTCTCCGAGTCATCCAAGCCTGCCCCCGCTACGGCATCGAAATCGTCCCGCCCAGCTAG
- a CDS encoding response regulator, with protein MLKSHILIVDDSPQDRDAIVSALRQDHRVRYKFTEVTTGGDGLKLLDERVKDFDLVFLDYRLPDMDATGFVRRLLGDATIPPVPIVLITGSLRSFDSKILEHGVQDFFGKSHITAEILPRIAQNAIERHKLLKGLVESEERAAQAMLAAEQANRAKSQFLASLSHELRTPLAAIIGFAELLEKDPSAPDAQKMLGMIASSGEHLLSLLNDLLDIAKVEAGTLEIETMANDICHVVESTCELMKFRAIDKGLRFHWHLPKNCPVLARFDPVRLRQVLINLIGNAIKYTDHGEVECLIQYDYVNEMLKIRVSDTGPGVHADVIDRIFTPFSQGPASSEQKRIGIGLGLAISRQLAVMMGGSLTLEKTSSEGSCFMLELHAPEASSDDVPSTNAANHQRPAASVSWEQKSVLVAEDVEANRFLLEKIFAKFGIEPIFAHDGKQACDIVETRRQQGSHFDLVLLDMQMPVMDGYEAASYLKSIDYPSPIVALTAAAVGSDVERCTEAGCAQVLVKPLRFDELKRTLQHYWG; from the coding sequence GTGTTGAAGTCTCATATTCTTATCGTCGATGATTCGCCGCAGGATCGCGATGCGATCGTGTCGGCTCTCCGCCAGGATCACCGCGTCCGCTATAAATTCACGGAAGTGACTACCGGCGGCGACGGTTTGAAACTTCTCGACGAGCGGGTGAAAGACTTCGATCTGGTCTTTCTCGACTATCGCCTGCCCGACATGGACGCCACCGGCTTCGTCCGCCGATTGTTGGGCGACGCGACGATTCCGCCGGTACCGATCGTATTGATCACCGGTAGCTTGCGCAGCTTCGACAGTAAAATCCTTGAACATGGCGTGCAAGACTTTTTTGGCAAGTCGCACATTACTGCCGAAATCTTGCCACGCATTGCCCAGAACGCCATCGAGCGGCACAAACTGCTCAAGGGGTTGGTGGAAAGCGAAGAACGAGCCGCCCAAGCGATGTTAGCGGCCGAGCAAGCCAACCGAGCCAAGTCACAATTTCTCGCTTCGCTGAGTCACGAACTGCGCACACCGCTGGCTGCGATCATTGGATTTGCCGAACTGCTGGAGAAAGACCCCAGCGCTCCCGACGCCCAGAAGATGCTCGGCATGATCGCCAGCAGTGGCGAACACCTGCTTTCGCTTTTGAACGACCTGCTGGACATCGCCAAGGTGGAAGCAGGGACGCTTGAAATCGAAACGATGGCCAACGACATCTGCCACGTCGTCGAATCTACCTGCGAACTGATGAAGTTCCGCGCGATCGACAAAGGCTTGCGATTCCATTGGCATCTGCCCAAGAATTGCCCGGTCCTCGCTCGCTTCGACCCGGTTCGTCTGCGTCAGGTTCTGATCAATCTGATCGGCAATGCCATCAAGTACACCGATCACGGCGAAGTCGAGTGTCTGATTCAATACGACTACGTCAATGAAATGCTGAAAATTCGTGTGAGTGATACCGGTCCTGGGGTGCATGCCGACGTGATCGACCGGATCTTCACCCCCTTTAGCCAAGGCCCTGCCTCTAGTGAGCAGAAGCGAATTGGTATTGGCCTGGGGCTGGCCATCAGCCGGCAATTGGCGGTGATGATGGGTGGCAGTTTGACACTGGAAAAGACGTCCAGCGAGGGCTCCTGTTTCATGCTGGAACTCCACGCTCCGGAAGCTTCCAGCGACGATGTCCCCTCGACCAATGCCGCGAACCATCAGCGACCTGCGGCGAGCGTTTCGTGGGAGCAGAAGTCGGTCCTGGTGGCCGAAGATGTCGAGGCGAACCGTTTTCTGTTAGAGAAGATCTTTGCCAAGTTCGGGATTGAACCGATCTTCGCCCACGACGGGAAACAGGCCTGCGACATCGTCGAGACCCGCCGCCAACAGGGGAGTCACTTCGACCTGGTGCTGCTCGATATGCAGATGCCGGTCATGGACGGCTACGAGGCCGCCAGCTACTTGAAGTCGATCGACTACCCGTCACCCATCGTCGCACTGACCGCCGCTGCGGTTGGAAGTGATGTAGAACGCTGCACCGAGGCTGGCTGTGCCCAGGTGCTGGTCAAACCACTTCGCTTCGACGAGTTGAAACGCACACTCCAGCATTACTGGGGTTGA
- a CDS encoding VTT domain-containing protein, whose amino-acid sequence MSLNQQFDAEMRDRLSSPQEIESSTWLKTWGLRVALAGGLAVLIGALAWAYHDYLTLDFLASQEANLRDFQSNNPLLLYGIVFLIYTLAFAVGIPLGAALTIIVGWFFDFVPALMLASFGSTAGGLLAFLNSRYFFRRRFEKWLGATLEKFDEQLKDNAAFYLFITRLIPQIPFVLVNLLMGLSPISLKTFWWVSQVSMLPALIVFIWIGRSLPNLQTIADDGVSSVLSWQLMVGLAAMGVIPLLIRLGLNWYDAHKSTPEEAGEAQAA is encoded by the coding sequence ATGTCGTTGAATCAACAATTCGATGCTGAAATGCGCGATCGCCTTAGTTCTCCCCAGGAGATCGAATCGTCGACCTGGCTGAAAACATGGGGTCTACGGGTCGCTTTGGCAGGTGGCCTGGCGGTGTTGATTGGGGCTTTGGCCTGGGCCTATCACGACTATTTGACGCTCGACTTTCTTGCCAGCCAAGAGGCCAACCTGAGGGATTTCCAATCAAACAATCCTTTGCTGCTGTATGGGATTGTCTTTCTGATTTACACACTTGCGTTTGCCGTTGGTATTCCGCTCGGGGCGGCACTCACGATCATCGTGGGTTGGTTCTTCGACTTTGTCCCGGCGTTGATGCTGGCCAGTTTCGGCTCAACCGCCGGTGGTTTGCTGGCGTTTTTGAATAGTCGTTATTTCTTCCGCCGTCGATTTGAAAAATGGCTGGGAGCAACACTCGAGAAGTTCGATGAGCAGTTGAAAGACAATGCCGCGTTTTATTTGTTCATCACTCGACTGATCCCCCAGATTCCGTTCGTGTTGGTCAATCTGCTGATGGGATTGTCGCCAATCAGCTTGAAAACCTTCTGGTGGGTGAGCCAGGTTTCGATGTTGCCGGCACTGATCGTCTTCATCTGGATTGGCAGGTCGCTGCCGAACCTGCAAACGATTGCCGACGATGGTGTCTCGTCGGTGTTGTCGTGGCAGTTGATGGTCGGTCTGGCGGCAATGGGTGTCATTCCGCTGCTGATCCGCTTGGGGCTGAACTGGTACGATGCCCATAAGTCGACGCCTGAGGAAGCTGGCGAAGCGCAAGCCGCTTAA
- a CDS encoding dienelactone hydrolase family protein: MTGRLILWGWLLGTVLWASPGFGAEGDPVAALKEYLGQQWESRAPLAEQPMAKAPLTLAQANQAGKLLALDYRKHLQATRRQELTEKKIVVDEWSMPFEYFVYGKKPKNGYSLWISMHGGGQTAKEVNDGQWENQKQLYRPKEGIYVAPRAPTDSWNMWHQAHIDVLFTRLIEDMIALADVDPNRVYIMGYSAGGDGVYQLAPRMSDQLAGAAMMAGHPNETQAIGLRNVPFYLQVGGKDDGFERNKKAQEFGDELARLKKEDPQGYKHEVKIYPQYGHWMNREDQIALPWLARLSRVKYPPRIVWLQDDVTHDRFYWLAVDKAEAKAGQRIVARHVDGKIIFDELPPELNEVRLLLTDAMLPLDKPVHVELPGGKTLEVEPTRTIATLAETLWQRGDPESMAAAEVIIPLN, translated from the coding sequence ATGACTGGTCGACTGATTTTGTGGGGTTGGTTATTGGGAACCGTCTTGTGGGCTTCTCCTGGATTCGGGGCCGAAGGCGATCCGGTCGCGGCGCTGAAAGAGTACCTCGGGCAGCAGTGGGAGTCGCGGGCACCGCTTGCCGAGCAGCCGATGGCGAAGGCACCCCTGACCTTGGCTCAAGCAAACCAGGCCGGCAAGTTGTTAGCGCTCGATTATCGAAAGCATCTTCAGGCGACCCGTCGGCAAGAGCTAACCGAGAAGAAGATTGTCGTCGACGAGTGGTCGATGCCGTTTGAATATTTCGTCTATGGCAAGAAGCCGAAGAATGGATATTCGCTGTGGATCTCGATGCATGGCGGGGGACAGACGGCCAAGGAGGTGAATGACGGGCAGTGGGAAAATCAGAAGCAGCTCTATCGACCAAAAGAAGGAATTTACGTCGCTCCCCGCGCCCCGACCGATAGCTGGAACATGTGGCATCAGGCCCATATCGATGTGCTGTTCACACGCTTGATTGAAGATATGATCGCCCTGGCAGACGTCGACCCGAACCGCGTCTACATCATGGGCTATTCCGCCGGCGGCGACGGGGTTTATCAGTTAGCGCCACGGATGTCGGATCAATTGGCGGGGGCCGCGATGATGGCAGGCCACCCCAACGAAACCCAGGCCATCGGCTTGCGGAACGTTCCTTTCTACCTGCAGGTCGGCGGTAAAGATGATGGCTTCGAGCGGAACAAGAAGGCGCAGGAGTTCGGCGACGAACTCGCCCGACTGAAGAAGGAAGATCCGCAAGGCTACAAGCACGAGGTGAAGATCTATCCTCAGTATGGTCACTGGATGAATCGTGAAGATCAGATCGCGCTGCCTTGGCTGGCGCGTCTGTCGCGCGTGAAGTATCCGCCGCGCATCGTCTGGCTACAAGACGACGTCACGCACGATCGCTTCTATTGGCTGGCGGTCGACAAGGCGGAGGCAAAAGCTGGCCAAAGAATCGTCGCCCGGCATGTCGACGGCAAGATTATCTTCGACGAGTTGCCACCCGAGTTGAACGAAGTTCGCCTGCTGCTGACCGACGCCATGCTGCCGCTCGACAAGCCGGTTCATGTCGAACTGCCCGGCGGCAAGACGTTGGAAGTCGAGCCGACCCGAACGATCGCGACGCTGGCCGAAACGCTCTGGCAACGGGGCGACCCAGAAAGTATGGCCGCGGCGGAAGTGATCATTCCGCTGAACTAG
- a CDS encoding biliverdin-producing heme oxygenase — protein MSDSSEAPQPDSDANAAGLSPTVRLREETADLHRQVEQSIDWSYYLRDAHRYAKFLRLISTFLPPADQKIDQLLGTPEPWFRDRRKGKWALEDLQLLTDQTESEVLHKIADSATSITGIGYQWVQSPQEAAGVLYVLEGSTMGAMHLCKSVSRNIPSAPVGYLAAYGDQTPSRWKTTKAWLDQFLVEPHHVSMAVHAAKQMFLFYREQLGGPS, from the coding sequence ATGTCGGATTCATCCGAAGCTCCCCAACCCGATTCTGATGCCAACGCGGCTGGCCTTTCGCCGACCGTCCGTCTCCGCGAGGAAACCGCGGACCTGCATCGCCAGGTCGAACAATCGATCGACTGGAGCTACTACCTGCGCGACGCGCACCGATACGCGAAATTCTTGCGTCTAATCTCGACGTTCCTTCCCCCGGCCGATCAGAAGATCGATCAATTGCTGGGAACTCCCGAACCCTGGTTCCGGGATCGTCGGAAAGGAAAATGGGCCCTGGAAGACCTGCAACTGCTGACCGATCAGACCGAGAGCGAGGTTCTGCACAAGATCGCCGACTCGGCCACATCGATCACCGGGATTGGGTACCAATGGGTCCAGTCACCCCAGGAGGCAGCCGGCGTGCTGTACGTCCTGGAAGGTTCGACCATGGGGGCGATGCATTTGTGCAAGTCGGTCAGCCGGAACATTCCATCCGCGCCAGTCGGTTATCTGGCGGCATATGGCGACCAGACCCCTTCACGCTGGAAGACAACGAAGGCGTGGCTCGATCAGTTTCTGGTCGAACCGCATCACGTTAGCATGGCGGTGCATGCCGCCAAGCAAATGTTTCTCTTCTATCGAGAACAACTAGGAGGCCCGTCATGA
- the pyrF gene encoding orotidine-5'-phosphate decarboxylase gives MANFSDRLRDAIVRTAAPVVVGLDPRFESLPQNLLGEHRGTHDPKVKAGLYLVFCREVIDAVCEHVPAVKPQSAFFEELGPAGMIVLAEVIQYAREKGLLVILDAKRNDIGSTATAYAKGMLGANSPWQADCLTISPYLGDDSLTPFVETATQNDAGLFCLVKTSNPGGKMLQDLVVDGQPIYRHVGAYVESLAKQTIGECGLGAVGAVVGATYPEQLKELREAMPSTWFLVPGYGSQGGGAKDVAGGFNEAGLGSIVNNSRGIIFAYSREPFASKYQPNHWQRAVEDATLEMIADLQAETTAGKLTA, from the coding sequence ATGGCCAATTTTTCGGATCGTCTTCGCGACGCGATCGTACGCACTGCTGCCCCAGTGGTAGTTGGCTTGGATCCTCGGTTTGAATCGCTCCCCCAGAACTTGCTCGGCGAACATCGTGGGACGCACGATCCCAAGGTAAAGGCGGGTTTGTACCTGGTCTTCTGCCGCGAAGTGATCGATGCGGTATGCGAGCACGTGCCTGCTGTGAAACCGCAGTCCGCCTTCTTTGAAGAGCTGGGCCCGGCCGGCATGATCGTCTTGGCCGAAGTGATTCAGTACGCTCGCGAAAAAGGCCTCCTGGTCATTCTCGACGCCAAGCGAAACGACATCGGCTCGACCGCGACCGCCTATGCCAAGGGGATGCTCGGGGCGAACAGCCCATGGCAGGCCGATTGCTTGACGATCAGTCCTTACCTGGGCGATGACAGCCTGACGCCCTTCGTCGAAACGGCCACCCAGAACGACGCCGGTTTGTTTTGCCTGGTGAAGACCTCGAACCCAGGCGGCAAGATGCTGCAAGACCTGGTCGTCGATGGCCAGCCGATCTATCGCCATGTCGGTGCTTATGTCGAAAGCCTCGCCAAGCAGACCATCGGCGAGTGCGGCCTGGGTGCGGTTGGCGCTGTGGTGGGTGCGACCTATCCCGAGCAACTCAAAGAACTGCGCGAAGCGATGCCGAGCACCTGGTTCCTGGTGCCGGGCTATGGCAGCCAAGGGGGCGGGGCAAAGGATGTCGCCGGCGGTTTCAACGAAGCGGGCCTCGGTTCGATCGTCAACAATTCGCGGGGCATCATCTTCGCCTACTCGCGCGAACCATTTGCCTCGAAGTATCAGCCCAACCATTGGCAACGAGCCGTCGAAGACGCCACCCTGGAAATGATCGCCGACCTGCAAGCCGAGACCACCGCCGGCAAATTGACGGCGTAA
- a CDS encoding ANTAR domain-containing protein, whose protein sequence is MLKKVEMTEVIVAHREDETRAKVREVLDELGYHIRHECDSSKSLMDFGVVSPPDLIISGIELVDGAAIDALIAISHLDPTPAIVITPRDSLLDVEKALSDHVMAYLVEPVEPDQIKPTIYLVRERFRQFEQLKNENEDLRQALNDRKTIEKAKGILMGRDELTEEDAFRQLQKHAQSKRMKLAIYAAELLEQENGNA, encoded by the coding sequence ATGCTGAAAAAGGTCGAGATGACCGAGGTCATTGTGGCTCATCGGGAGGATGAGACGCGGGCCAAGGTGCGGGAAGTGCTGGACGAACTGGGTTACCACATTCGGCATGAATGCGATTCGAGCAAGTCGTTGATGGACTTTGGCGTGGTCTCTCCTCCGGACCTGATTATTTCCGGGATCGAACTGGTCGATGGGGCGGCGATTGATGCTTTGATCGCAATCAGCCATCTCGATCCGACGCCGGCGATTGTCATCACGCCGCGCGATTCGCTGCTGGATGTCGAGAAGGCATTGAGCGACCACGTCATGGCGTACCTGGTCGAACCGGTCGAGCCGGATCAGATCAAGCCGACCATTTATCTCGTCCGGGAACGCTTCCGCCAGTTCGAGCAGCTCAAGAACGAGAACGAAGACTTGCGTCAGGCCCTGAACGATCGCAAGACGATCGAGAAAGCGAAGGGCATTCTGATGGGACGTGACGAACTGACTGAAGAAGACGCGTTCCGTCAGCTTCAAAAGCACGCCCAGTCGAAACGCATGAAGCTAGCCATCTACGCGGCGGAACTGCTGGAACAAGAAAACGGCAACGCCTAA
- a CDS encoding zinc ribbon domain-containing protein YjdM has translation MSDLPNCPECASEFTYEDRDLLICPSCGHEWTKAEAAQAEEAKVVRDAVGNPLQDGDTVSVIKDLKVKGSSLVVKVGTKAKNIRLVEGDHDIDCKIDGIGAMQLKSEFVKKI, from the coding sequence ATGAGCGACCTACCCAATTGCCCGGAATGTGCTTCGGAGTTTACGTACGAAGACCGCGACCTGTTGATTTGCCCCAGCTGTGGTCACGAGTGGACCAAGGCCGAGGCGGCCCAGGCCGAAGAAGCGAAGGTGGTTCGCGATGCGGTTGGCAATCCGCTGCAAGATGGCGACACGGTTTCGGTGATCAAAGACCTGAAAGTGAAAGGTTCGTCGCTGGTGGTTAAAGTGGGGACGAAGGCGAAGAACATTCGCCTGGTCGAAGGGGATCACGACATCGACTGCAAGATCGACGGCATCGGCGCGATGCAGTTGAAGTCGGAGTTCGTCAAGAAGATCTAA